A DNA window from Zingiber officinale cultivar Zhangliang chromosome 3A, Zo_v1.1, whole genome shotgun sequence contains the following coding sequences:
- the LOC122050447 gene encoding uncharacterized protein LOC122050447, with the protein MGTGWLRSLHCNSNALDDVVVYSRTPSSSSSLAKKPILSSVSCGNDSHAVKDVCLLPKYPSSTPRPKTKSKQRPVRPPHSPAAGPRSLALPFPTLEDLPAGQSSRRVVEIIFASSWSFSGEGAAAFPGEIEMLFRVHNPARTVARFEECRAAARARAADARCAADGNEMLRFHCGGGGSGLVYNAGVVRSAVWSAGKKVSGVRTFSSSGIAHTSGGGAAGRRGMLVCRVVAGLISSESENESSEAESVSLECGELLVFDHRAVLPCFLIIYTL; encoded by the coding sequence ATGGGGACCGGGTGGCTGCGCTCCCTGCATTGCAACTCTAACGCCCTCGACGATGTCGTCGTGTACTCCCGGACACCCTCGTCTTCGTCGTCTTTGGCCAAGAAGCCCATCCTCTCTTCCGTCTCCTGTGGCAACGACTCCCACGCCGTCAAGGATGTCTGCTTATTACCGAAATACCCCTCATCGACGCCCAGGCCGAAGACCAAGAGTAAGCAGAGGCCAGTCCGGCCGCCTCATTCGCCTGCTGCTGGGCCCCGCTCCCTCGCGCTCCCCTTCCCCACGCTCGAGGATCTCCCCGCCGGTCAATCATCGCGCCGCGTGGTCGAGATCATCTTCGCCTCCAGCTGGTCCTTCTCCGGCGAAGGCGCGGCCGCCTTCCCGGGGGAGATCGAGATGCTGTTCCGCGTCCACAACCCGGCGCGAACGGTGGCCCGGTTCGAGGAGTGCCGAGCCGCGGCCCGAGCACGGGCCGCAGACGCGCGTTGCGCCGCCGACGGGAATGAGATGCTACGATTTcactgcggcggcggcggcagtgGGCTGGTTTACAACGCTGGCGTGGTGCGCAGCGCGGTGTGGTCGGCGGGGAAGAAGGTGTCGGGCGTACGGACCTTCTCCAGCAGTGGCATAGCCCACACGAGCGGCGGCGGAGCTGCCGGTAGACGTGGGATGCTGGTGTGCCGGGTCGTAGCCGGCCTAATCAGTTCCGAGTCGGAGAACGAGTCGTCGGAGGCCGAGTCGGTGAGTCTGGAGTGCGGGGAGCTTCTGGTATTTGATCACCGCGCAGTGCTCCCTTGCTTCCTCATCATCTACACGCTCTAA